One part of the Papaver somniferum cultivar HN1 unplaced genomic scaffold, ASM357369v1 unplaced-scaffold_123, whole genome shotgun sequence genome encodes these proteins:
- the LOC113330995 gene encoding 60S ribosomal protein L23A-like: protein MNYFKFLLLVLVVTVTKKADPKVLANKASKAVKAGASTIKKKAKNICTSVIFHRPKTLQKARNPKYQYISALPRNKLDHYQILKYPLTTESAMKKIEDNKKKKTRMLSRRCTTSRQIKWTPLSSFR, encoded by the exons ATGAACTATTTTAAGTTTCTACTACTGGTGCTAGTGGTGACAG TTACTAAGAAGGCTGACCCCAAGGTGCTGGCTAACAAAGCTTCCAAGGCTGTCAAAGCTGGAGCATCAACCATTAAGAAGAAGGCTAAGAATATCTGCACATCAGTCATATTTCACAGGCCAAAGACATTGCAGAAGGCAAGGAATCCCAAGTACCAATATATTAGTGCACTACCAAGGAACAAGCTGGACCATTACCAGATCCTGAAATACCCACTCACCACCGAGTCCGcaatgaagaagattgaagacaacaagaagaagaaaacaaggatgcTTTCAAGAAGATGTACAACATCCAGACAGATAAAGTGGACACCGTTATCAA gttttagataa